Proteins found in one Bacteroidota bacterium genomic segment:
- a CDS encoding LacI family transcriptional regulator, which produces MQKRRPTIRDVAAEARVSAATVSLVMSGKGYVRPETRERVLRAAHRLGYVPTRAAQVLVSRKTGNVGFVLREDHFTRSEPFYTRIFLGAEFEARQQNYYVLLTTIPRTYDPERHVPRFLLERNVDGVLIAGKVDIAFVEQVEAAGLPLVLIDFEVGQRPAVVIDNVGGARAAVQHLFARGHRRVAFVGADMSHPSIAGRLDGYRLAFSAAGLAFEPDWIIAAPDREPTRATGLELGRRLLALPERPSAVFCANDALALGVLDAAEEAGLRLPQELAVVGFDDVDGAASARPPLTTVRVFKEQLGELALRYLLELLEEKGASAPRYARRQHAISVPTELVLRATS; this is translated from the coding sequence ATGCAAAAACGTCGTCCCACCATACGGGATGTGGCGGCTGAGGCGCGTGTTTCGGCCGCGACCGTATCGCTGGTCATGAGCGGCAAGGGCTATGTGCGGCCTGAGACGCGCGAACGTGTGCTGCGCGCAGCGCATCGGTTGGGCTATGTGCCCACACGGGCCGCGCAGGTCTTGGTGAGCCGCAAGACGGGTAACGTGGGTTTTGTGCTGCGGGAGGACCACTTTACGCGAAGCGAACCCTTCTATACGCGCATCTTTCTGGGGGCTGAATTTGAGGCCCGTCAGCAGAACTACTACGTGCTGCTCACTACGATCCCGCGCACGTACGATCCGGAACGGCACGTGCCGCGTTTCCTGTTGGAGCGCAATGTAGATGGGGTGCTCATCGCCGGCAAGGTCGACATAGCCTTTGTTGAACAGGTGGAGGCCGCGGGTCTGCCCTTGGTCTTGATCGACTTCGAAGTCGGGCAACGTCCGGCTGTGGTGATCGATAACGTTGGGGGAGCCCGTGCCGCCGTGCAACACTTGTTTGCGCGGGGACACCGACGGGTGGCTTTTGTGGGCGCCGACATGAGCCATCCGAGCATCGCCGGGCGCCTGGACGGCTACAGGTTAGCTTTTAGCGCAGCGGGTCTCGCCTTCGAGCCGGATTGGATCATCGCCGCCCCGGATCGAGAGCCCACTCGGGCTACGGGTTTAGAGCTTGGTCGGCGTTTGCTGGCTCTTCCGGAACGTCCAAGCGCGGTCTTTTGCGCCAACGATGCCTTGGCTCTGGGCGTGCTGGATGCGGCCGAAGAGGCCGGTCTGCGGCTGCCTCAGGAGTTAGCTGTGGTGGGTTTTGACGACGTCGACGGGGCCGCTAGCGCCCGTCCGCCGCTGACGACCGTGCGGGTTTTCAAGGAGCAGCTGGGGGAACTGGCGCTGCGCTATTTGCTAGAGCTGCTTGAGGAAAAAGGAGCAAGCGCCCCCCGATACGCCCGTCGGCAGCATGCGATCTCGGTGCCGACTGAACTGGTGCTGCGGGCTACAAGCTGA
- a CDS encoding T9SS type A sorting domain-containing protein yields the protein MWRTVQPWRGPAWGVVAFLLSASWAQAQQGWGHLLSPESSFNLLSNGGFELARPAYWEPSGAGATWTSERARTPNYSLKLSGSGAASWTQREAIRNWTPRFPGNAELVVGGWVWMENVNTNPTTDAGKFQLVFEFFDRQGRNLLGGPLVIDLPQQQPSTGRWVQVSNESIGPLILPGDATSARITFRKGASAVGTAYLDDVFIRARAQNVWPGDIFNANMDVPEGWYYWWNNFSAGQSDWPQNQPFVVTATTAGMRRGSRALQMIKQDQPGQTEAVAISQRMPVTVGEPYLVSFWMRYENVANPDRIGTQNHNVGLTVLWYNNLQGGAAGWGEIGGLDIRLNGDYNPMVIPLAPRQASAGWTQYAFVVYPREGAVGMEIRLRQWHDFKGTTYWDDVVVAKVSDVVAALPNLLSNGGFEIFRPAYWEPSGAGATWTSERYRTPNYSLKLSGSGAASWTQREAVRNWVEGIPGWRNPEIEVGGWVWTENVNTNPTTDAGKFQLVFEFFDAQGRDVLGGPVILDVPQAQASTGGWVEISSRRLGPIIFPGEKAARRARITFRKGANATGTVYLDDVFIRKVNPSVEGWPGDFFNANMDVPEGWYYWWLDFPLGKSDWPQNQPFVVTLNEAVKFQGSYSVRMTKRDRPGASEAVVISQRVPITPGQPVLVSYRLRHDGVLNPDSIGLGNYNVGLTALWYTNLQGGAAGWGERGGVDVRLNGDYNPMVIPLAPRQASADWRHYAIVFYPPADPQIVGMELRLRQWHNFSGTTYWDNVAIVPLGGDRLFVSNQDPVQLEVPEHLYLHPNYPNPFRLETTIRFELPRSEYVRLEVYNLLGQRVAVLVEGPMPTGRHEVRFHAGALPSGVYLYRLEAGDRVEVRKMTLLK from the coding sequence ATGTGGAGGACGGTACAACCATGGCGTGGGCCCGCTTGGGGAGTCGTTGCATTTCTGCTGAGCGCCTCCTGGGCGCAAGCGCAGCAAGGTTGGGGTCATCTGTTGAGCCCGGAGTCTTCGTTTAATCTGCTCTCCAATGGCGGATTTGAGCTCGCCCGCCCCGCCTATTGGGAGCCCTCCGGGGCAGGGGCCACGTGGACGAGCGAGCGAGCCCGAACGCCGAACTATAGCCTCAAGCTCTCCGGCTCCGGGGCCGCCAGCTGGACGCAGCGGGAGGCCATCCGGAACTGGACCCCTCGGTTCCCGGGCAACGCCGAGCTCGTGGTGGGCGGTTGGGTCTGGATGGAGAACGTCAATACGAACCCCACCACGGATGCGGGCAAGTTCCAGCTCGTCTTTGAGTTTTTTGACCGCCAGGGCCGAAACCTGCTCGGCGGCCCGTTGGTGATCGACTTGCCTCAACAGCAGCCCTCTACGGGCCGGTGGGTGCAAGTGAGCAACGAATCCATCGGGCCCCTGATTCTGCCGGGCGACGCTACGAGCGCCCGCATCACCTTCCGAAAGGGCGCTAGCGCTGTCGGGACCGCCTACCTGGATGACGTCTTCATCCGGGCCAGGGCCCAGAACGTCTGGCCGGGGGATATCTTCAACGCCAACATGGACGTGCCCGAGGGCTGGTATTACTGGTGGAACAACTTCAGCGCGGGGCAATCCGACTGGCCGCAAAATCAGCCCTTCGTGGTGACCGCCACCACAGCAGGCATGCGCCGCGGATCGAGGGCTTTGCAGATGATCAAGCAGGATCAACCCGGGCAGACCGAGGCCGTGGCCATCTCGCAGCGAATGCCCGTCACGGTCGGAGAACCCTACTTGGTGAGCTTCTGGATGCGCTACGAGAACGTGGCCAACCCAGACCGGATCGGCACGCAAAACCACAACGTGGGTCTGACCGTCTTGTGGTACAACAACCTGCAGGGCGGCGCCGCCGGATGGGGCGAGATCGGTGGACTGGACATTCGGCTCAACGGCGACTACAACCCCATGGTCATCCCCTTGGCGCCCCGGCAGGCCTCGGCGGGATGGACGCAATACGCCTTCGTCGTCTATCCTCGGGAGGGCGCCGTGGGCATGGAGATCCGCCTGCGCCAATGGCACGATTTCAAGGGAACCACGTACTGGGACGACGTGGTGGTGGCCAAGGTCTCCGATGTCGTTGCGGCCCTACCCAATCTGCTCTCCAACGGCGGATTTGAGATCTTCCGTCCCGCTTACTGGGAGCCTTCTGGGGCCGGGGCCACCTGGACAAGCGAGCGCTACCGCACCCCGAACTATAGCCTCAAGCTCTCCGGCTCCGGGGCCGCCAGCTGGACGCAGCGGGAGGCCGTACGCAACTGGGTGGAGGGCATCCCCGGCTGGCGCAACCCGGAGATCGAGGTGGGCGGCTGGGTCTGGACGGAGAACGTCAATACGAACCCCACCACGGATGCGGGCAAGTTCCAGCTCGTCTTTGAGTTTTTCGACGCTCAGGGGCGCGATGTGCTGGGTGGACCCGTGATTTTGGATGTTCCGCAGGCTCAGGCTTCCACCGGGGGGTGGGTGGAGATCTCCAGCCGCAGGCTCGGCCCGATCATATTCCCCGGCGAGAAGGCCGCGCGCAGAGCCCGCATCACGTTCCGTAAAGGGGCTAATGCGACCGGTACGGTCTATTTGGACGACGTTTTCATTCGTAAGGTCAACCCAAGCGTAGAAGGATGGCCCGGGGACTTTTTCAACGCCAACATGGACGTGCCCGAGGGCTGGTACTACTGGTGGCTGGATTTCCCCTTGGGCAAGTCCGATTGGCCACAGAATCAGCCCTTCGTGGTGACCTTGAATGAGGCCGTAAAGTTTCAAGGTTCTTATAGCGTGCGCATGACCAAACGCGATCGGCCGGGTGCCTCCGAAGCTGTCGTGATCAGCCAGCGCGTGCCCATCACGCCCGGTCAACCCGTGTTGGTCAGCTACCGGTTGCGCCACGATGGGGTGCTCAACCCGGACTCGATCGGGCTCGGCAACTACAACGTGGGGCTGACCGCGCTCTGGTACACGAACCTGCAGGGCGGGGCCGCCGGATGGGGTGAGCGCGGCGGGGTAGACGTTCGGCTCAACGGCGACTACAACCCTATGGTCATCCCCCTGGCGCCCCGGCAGGCCTCAGCGGATTGGCGACATTACGCGATCGTCTTCTATCCGCCCGCGGATCCCCAGATCGTGGGCATGGAGCTGCGGCTTCGCCAATGGCACAACTTCTCCGGGACCACGTACTGGGATAACGTGGCGATCGTCCCCCTAGGTGGCGACCGGCTCTTTGTGTCCAACCAAGATCCGGTTCAGCTGGAGGTTCCGGAGCACCTGTACCTGCACCCGAATTACCCGAACCCGTTCCGGTTGGAGACGACGATCCGTTTCGAGCTGCCGCGCTCGGAATACGTGCGCCTGGAGGTTTACAACCTGCTCGGCCAGCGCGTGGCCGTACTCGTGGAAGGCCCCATGCCGACGGGTCGCCATGAGGTGCGTTTCCATGCCGGGGCGCTGCCAAGCGGCGTCTACCTGTACCGGCTGGAGGCTGGAGACCGGGTGGAGGTGCGCAAGATGACCCTCCTCAAATAA